A single genomic interval of Bradyrhizobium sp. sBnM-33 harbors:
- a CDS encoding ABC transporter ATP-binding protein, translated as MSINEGPAIVFDAVTKRYRLGGGAREKLLDAFGLSRFVSGKKEQQEFLALDDVSFQLERGRRMGLIGRNGAGKTTLLKLISGNFRPSAGRVKVGGTVQALMTMGQGFHPDYTGRENIQASLHYNGLSSRGVDDAFEDVVEFCELGPFLDQPFKTYSSGMQARLMFATATAIRPDILIIDEVLGAGDAYFLAKSKQRVDSIIANGCTLLLVSHSMQQVLELCDEAIWLDGGRIKLAGDALRVVKSYEEALYGAMPGSGDPLATRRRAGSRSGTDPRPMAQTLSVEQMSSSTLEATDPPRGEAEEPRTAPSIGGLRLQIPTFLPHERKANIAAVSDQEGRAFHNTTRDGISRWNALKGTKIVGFGISGPTGLTDRLTALQPAEMTIFLESEIEGEVAYTYGVAVYDLQGRPMCRFFSPPDRFQANVGDGRRVDLVLNPNQLGPGIYVISLSIHHETTIEGANAAPRYDLLARSFEITVELPNSLAAASAAFFHSCEWNFETVALPSSSGE; from the coding sequence ATGAGCATTAACGAAGGTCCCGCTATTGTCTTCGATGCTGTGACCAAGCGTTATCGCCTTGGCGGAGGCGCTCGCGAGAAGCTTTTGGACGCATTCGGCCTCTCACGCTTCGTCTCCGGCAAGAAGGAGCAGCAGGAGTTCCTCGCGCTCGATGACGTCTCATTCCAGCTTGAGCGCGGCCGCCGCATGGGCCTCATCGGACGGAACGGAGCAGGCAAAACCACCCTGCTGAAGTTGATCTCCGGTAATTTCCGGCCGTCAGCCGGTCGCGTGAAGGTGGGCGGTACGGTACAGGCGCTGATGACAATGGGTCAGGGTTTTCACCCCGACTATACTGGTCGGGAAAACATTCAGGCGTCGCTGCACTATAACGGTCTCTCCAGTCGCGGAGTGGATGACGCCTTCGAAGACGTGGTCGAGTTCTGCGAGCTCGGACCATTCCTGGACCAGCCTTTCAAGACGTACTCCAGTGGAATGCAAGCGCGCCTGATGTTTGCCACAGCAACAGCGATCCGCCCCGACATTCTGATCATTGATGAAGTGCTGGGCGCAGGCGATGCCTATTTCCTCGCCAAGTCCAAGCAGCGCGTTGATAGCATCATAGCAAACGGTTGCACGCTGTTGCTTGTCTCGCATTCCATGCAGCAGGTGTTGGAGCTTTGCGACGAGGCGATCTGGCTCGACGGCGGGCGCATTAAACTTGCCGGCGATGCCTTGAGAGTTGTTAAGTCCTATGAAGAGGCGCTCTATGGTGCAATGCCGGGCAGCGGCGATCCGCTGGCCACGCGTAGACGCGCGGGTTCGAGATCCGGAACTGACCCCCGGCCGATGGCCCAGACGCTCTCTGTCGAACAAATGTCTAGCTCCACGCTCGAAGCGACGGATCCGCCTCGTGGTGAGGCTGAGGAACCGAGAACCGCGCCTAGTATTGGGGGCCTACGACTTCAAATCCCAACATTCCTTCCCCACGAAAGGAAGGCCAATATTGCGGCTGTCTCCGATCAAGAAGGACGCGCTTTCCATAATACAACGCGCGACGGAATTTCACGATGGAACGCCTTAAAGGGAACCAAAATCGTAGGCTTCGGCATCAGCGGGCCGACGGGACTGACGGATCGGCTTACAGCGCTACAGCCGGCTGAAATGACAATTTTTCTCGAATCCGAGATCGAAGGTGAGGTCGCCTATACGTACGGAGTTGCCGTTTACGATCTACAGGGGCGTCCGATGTGCCGTTTCTTCAGTCCACCGGATCGATTTCAAGCGAACGTGGGGGATGGGCGGCGCGTCGATCTTGTGCTGAACCCGAACCAGCTTGGTCCTGGTATTTATGTGATCAGTCTCTCGATCCACCACGAAACAACGATTGAGGGTGCCAATGCCGCGCCACGTTACGATCTTCTCGCGCGCAGCTTTGAGATCACCGTCGAACTGCCCAACAGCTTGGCTGCAGCCAGTGCGGCATTTTTTCATTCTTGCGAGTGGAACTTTGAGACGGTTGCGTTGCCGAGTTCATCCGGAGAGTAG